TCAGGATGCCAACGTGAAGTTGGTATTCTTCAACATGCAGGAAAAAGTCCACAACGTTTTCGAAATTCTGGGCTTGGACGCTTTGATGACTATTGTGCCTTCCGAGGCCGAAGCCACCGCCATTTAAGCTTCAAGGGGTACAGGAGGGAATGAAAAACGCAATCCGCATCAGTTGTAGCCGCCACAACCTCAAGGTGGTGCGCGATTTTGTAAGCAGCTATCTGGCTGCTTACGGCCTGTCGGACTTGCAGCTTAACCAGATCATTCTGGCCGTCGATGAAGTAGTGGCCAACCTGATTATTCATGCCAACCACGAAGACGAATCCCAGTTCCTGGACCTGCGCATAACGATAGAGCATCAGGTCTTCGAAATCGAAATTGAAGACGACAGCAACTCGTCCTACCAGCCTTCCTTGTACAAGGAGCCAGATTTGCAGGAGCACATCCGCATCGGGAAAAAAGGCGGTGTGGGCATGACACTGGTGAACCGCATCATGGACCGCGTCGAGTTTACCACCACCGGTACCCACAATGTGTGTCGCCTCTACAAACGCCTTGGGTAAGCCCCAAACCCAATCGAAAAAGCCCTTCCCATCGGAAGGGCTTTTTTTATGCCCACAGCCG
Above is a genomic segment from Hymenobacter cellulosivorans containing:
- a CDS encoding ATP-binding protein — its product is MKNAIRISCSRHNLKVVRDFVSSYLAAYGLSDLQLNQIILAVDEVVANLIIHANHEDESQFLDLRITIEHQVFEIEIEDDSNSSYQPSLYKEPDLQEHIRIGKKGGVGMTLVNRIMDRVEFTTTGTHNVCRLYKRLG